From the genome of Neisseria sp. oral taxon 014 str. F0314:
TCATTCCCGCCTGCGCGGTAATGACGGCAAAGGCTTTTCTTATTTGAATTTATGTCGGATACAAGTATCCGACCTACTTTTTTCAGACAACCTCTGCCCATTCAAAAAGGTCGTCTGAAATCACGAAATCCTGACCACCACGCCGCAATGCTGTTCAGCGGCGGCTTGATAAAATGCGGCGAGTTCTTTAAACCGCTGCGCCAATTCCGCACGGGTTTCGGCAAAGGCTTTTTCGTCGCCCCAAATATCGGGGTAGATTTGGTTGTTTTGAAAATCTGCTGCGGTTTTGCCGTCGAGCAGCGCGGCGAAGTCGGCTTGGTTCAGGGCTTGGGCTACTTCGACAGTTTCGGTATCGTCTAGCCAGCCTGTGTGTTCGCCCGCTTCTTCGTCCTGCCGCAGGATGTTGCCGATAATGGCTTTGCTCAGCGGGTTTGCCGCGTCGGCATCGTCCGAGCCTTTGCCGGTCAGGACAAAATGCAGCGCATCCCATAGTTTGCCTGCGCCGTATTCGGATACGGCGGCGGGGGTGCCGGAGGAAGTTTTGATTTGTTCGATGCCGCTTTGCGGGTAGGCGGCGTATTTTGCGTAAACGTCCATAGGTTTCCTTGTATTGAAGGCTTGAGATGCCTGTTTCGGGAGAGGCCGTCTGAAAAATGTTGCAGAAGGTTCGGACGACGTTCGGGCTGTTTTCGCAATGTATTGTGTATTGTGTTAATCGTGGTCAGCATCACGTTGTGCATCAATGCTCGGCGGCCTACGCTGTTTTCAGACGGCCTCTCGCACTCAAACGCCGTCTGAAAACCTCAATCCTGTGCCAGCGCGTCAATCGGGTTCAGCCGTGAGGCGCGGTTGGCGGGCATAAAGCCGAACGCCACGCCGATGGCGGTGGAACAGACAACCGCACCGATAACGGACATGACGGAAATTTCCATCGGAAATTCGGTTACGAAATGGTTGAACACGAGGCTGATGGCCGTGGACAGTCCGACCCCGACCAAACCGCCGATAATACAGATTAAGACCGCTTCAATTAAGAATTGTTGCAAGATATTGTTGCGCCGCGCGCCGATGGCCATGCGCACGCCGATTTCTTTGGTACGCTCGGTTACGGACACCAGCATGATGTTCATCACGCCGATACCGCCGACCACCAATGAAATCAATGCGATGGAGGAAATCAGCAGTTTCATGGTGCCGGTGGTGCTTTCGATTACCTGCTTGATGCTGTCGCTGTTGTTCATGAAGAAGTCTTCCGTGCCGTGCCGCGTTTTGAGCAGCTCGGTCAGCCCTTTTTCGGCGACT
Proteins encoded in this window:
- a CDS encoding DUF1877 family protein, which produces MDVYAKYAAYPQSGIEQIKTSSGTPAAVSEYGAGKLWDALHFVLTGKGSDDADAANPLSKAIIGNILRQDEEAGEHTGWLDDTETVEVAQALNQADFAALLDGKTAADFQNNQIYPDIWGDEKAFAETRAELAQRFKELAAFYQAAAEQHCGVVVRIS